From the bacterium genome, one window contains:
- the aroB gene encoding 3-dehydroquinate synthase, with product MGPRRPSARAIVVTPVEANVVLIGFMATGKSAVGELVASRLGRPFIDTDALIEAQAGRPVPRIFAEMGEAAFRRLEAGVVADAAARSGCVIATGGGVVLSPDNMDRLRRGGLVIALHADPRAILARAGGVGDRPLLGDDPEGNVRRLLDERAPLYRAADLAIETSSLSVDAVADRVVAFVRARAGTGAARTAHPHLACVRVDLGSRSYDVWIGEGVLEDAAAYMERCGIRGRLALLTHPRIDALYGRALADRLRVAGYDVVALTVPAAESSKSLRVAERMYHALIDARFDRHAALLALGGGVAGDLGGFVAATFLRGIAWVAVPTTLLAQVDASIGGKTGINLRAKNLIGAIHQPALVLSDIGTLRSLPPREVRSGMAEVVKTGVIGDPLLFEFVEQRPRAILRRDPEALAWIVGRCAAYKAGIVAGDEREAGERMVLNYGHTIGHGIEAAAGYRGFTHGEAIAVGMTLEAQVSARLGLCDAVLVERQTRTLAALGLPVRLGALGRGKAPASDRIQAAMAHDKKASAGRLRFALPEALGRTVIRDDVPPALVEEVLAGG from the coding sequence GTGGGTCCGCGCCGGCCCTCAGCGCGGGCCATCGTAGTCACGCCGGTGGAAGCCAACGTTGTGCTGATTGGGTTCATGGCCACGGGCAAGTCCGCCGTCGGCGAGCTCGTCGCCTCTCGCCTCGGGCGTCCCTTCATCGACACCGACGCGTTGATCGAAGCGCAGGCCGGGCGGCCGGTTCCCCGGATTTTCGCCGAGATGGGCGAGGCCGCATTCCGCCGGCTTGAGGCGGGCGTGGTGGCGGATGCGGCCGCGCGAAGCGGCTGCGTCATCGCGACGGGGGGCGGCGTCGTCCTCAGCCCTGACAACATGGACCGCCTCCGCCGGGGCGGGCTCGTCATCGCGCTTCACGCGGATCCGCGGGCCATCCTGGCGAGGGCCGGCGGCGTTGGGGACCGGCCGTTGTTGGGGGACGATCCGGAAGGCAATGTGCGCCGCCTTCTCGATGAGCGGGCGCCGCTGTACCGCGCCGCCGATCTCGCGATCGAGACCTCGTCGCTCTCGGTCGACGCCGTCGCCGACCGCGTGGTCGCCTTTGTCCGGGCGCGCGCGGGGACCGGGGCCGCCCGGACGGCCCATCCCCATCTCGCGTGCGTGCGGGTGGATCTGGGCTCCCGGAGCTACGACGTCTGGATCGGCGAGGGAGTGCTCGAGGATGCCGCCGCGTACATGGAGCGCTGCGGGATCCGGGGCCGCCTCGCCCTGCTCACGCATCCGCGCATTGACGCCCTGTACGGCCGCGCGCTGGCCGACCGGCTGCGCGTGGCCGGCTACGACGTGGTGGCGCTCACGGTCCCGGCGGCGGAGTCGAGCAAGAGTCTCCGAGTGGCCGAGCGGATGTATCACGCCCTGATCGATGCGCGGTTCGACCGGCACGCGGCCCTGCTCGCGCTCGGCGGGGGCGTGGCGGGCGATCTGGGAGGGTTCGTCGCCGCGACGTTCCTGCGCGGCATCGCCTGGGTGGCGGTGCCGACGACGCTCCTCGCGCAGGTCGACGCCAGCATCGGCGGGAAGACCGGGATCAACCTGCGCGCCAAGAACCTCATCGGCGCCATCCACCAGCCCGCGCTCGTCTTGTCGGATATCGGGACCCTGCGCTCGCTGCCGCCCCGGGAGGTACGGTCCGGGATGGCCGAAGTGGTCAAGACCGGCGTGATCGGAGATCCGCTCCTGTTCGAGTTCGTCGAGCAGCGCCCTCGGGCAATCCTCCGCCGCGACCCCGAGGCGCTGGCCTGGATCGTCGGCCGGTGCGCGGCATACAAAGCCGGTATCGTGGCCGGGGATGAACGGGAGGCCGGCGAGCGTATGGTGCTCAACTACGGTCACACGATCGGTCACGGCATCGAGGCTGCGGCGGGATACCGAGGATTCACCCACGGCGAAGCCATCGCCGTGGGCATGACGCTCGAAGCCCAGGTGTCCGCCCGGCTCGGCCTTTGCGATGCCGTCCTGGTCGAGCGTCAAACCCGCACGCTGGCCGCGCTCGGCCTGCCCGTTCGGCTGGGGGCGCTCGGGCGCGGGAAGGCCCCCGCCTCTGACCGGATTCAGGCGGCAATGGCGCACGACAAGAAGGCCAGCGCGGGCCGGCTCCGCTTCGCCCTGCCCGAGGCGCTGGGGCGCACGGTGATCCGCGACGACGTTCCACCCGCGCTCGTGGAGGAGGTGCTTGCCGGTGGTTAA
- the aroQ gene encoding type II 3-dehydroquinate dehydratase, translating into MVKVLVLHGPNLNLLGEREPSVYGAMTLAEIDRRIQALARAEGASVDTFQSNHEGAIIDRLHASRGRYDAVVINPGALTHYSFALRDAIASIPEPVIEVHLSNIHARDAFRHTSVVSPVVKGQIAGFGVHSYLLGLRAALAVVAQGESAQQPSRRAPRTARQRRAGASRRKP; encoded by the coding sequence GTGGTTAAAGTCCTGGTGCTCCACGGGCCGAACTTGAACCTGCTCGGGGAGCGTGAGCCGTCGGTGTACGGTGCGATGACGCTCGCGGAAATCGACCGGCGGATTCAGGCGCTGGCGCGCGCGGAGGGGGCCTCGGTTGACACGTTTCAGAGTAATCATGAAGGCGCGATCATCGATCGCCTGCACGCCTCGCGCGGGCGATACGACGCGGTCGTGATCAACCCGGGCGCCCTGACCCACTATTCGTTCGCGCTCCGCGATGCGATCGCGTCGATCCCGGAGCCGGTGATCGAAGTTCACCTCTCCAACATTCACGCGCGGGACGCGTTCCGGCACACATCGGTCGTCTCCCCCGTTGTGAAGGGGCAGATCGCCGGGTTCGGCGTGCACAGTTACCTGCTGGGCCTGCGCGCGGCGCTGGCGGTGGTAGCGCAGGGAGAGTCCGCGCAACAGCCGTCGCGGCGCGCACCGCGCACGGCTCGGCAGCGGCGCGCGGGGGCGTCGCGGAGGAAGCCCTGA
- the aroH gene encoding chorismate mutase, producing the protein MRFRGVRGAVTVDANTEKAILDATYDLLQQMIKANEVEADDIAGVMFTVTSDLNAAFPAEAGRRLPGWAHVPLMCAQEVPVPGALPRCVRVLMLVNTTKTAGEVEHIYLREAERLRPDLTSKP; encoded by the coding sequence ATGCGGTTCCGCGGAGTTCGGGGGGCGGTGACGGTCGACGCCAACACGGAGAAGGCGATCCTGGATGCCACCTACGACCTCCTCCAGCAGATGATCAAGGCGAACGAGGTCGAGGCGGATGACATCGCCGGCGTCATGTTTACCGTGACGTCCGATTTGAACGCGGCCTTTCCCGCCGAGGCGGGCCGGCGGCTTCCCGGCTGGGCGCATGTCCCGTTGATGTGTGCGCAAGAAGTGCCGGTCCCCGGCGCCCTCCCGCGGTGCGTGCGCGTGCTCATGCTCGTCAACACCACGAAGACCGCGGGGGAGGTGGAGCACATCTACCTCCGCGAAGCGGAGCGGCTCCGCCCGGATCTGACCTCCAAGCCGTGA
- the aroA gene encoding 3-phosphoshikimate 1-carboxyvinyltransferase has product MAGDRVRPLVVSPGRPLRGVVRVPGDKSISHRAAILGAIAHGTTRIWGFLRAEDCLSTLRCLRALGVAIDDRGSEMEIRGGGLREPEEILDVGNSGTTLRLLAGVLAGQRFHSVLTGDASIRRRPMDRVVDPLRRMGARISGREGGRLAPLAMSGGELRGITYATPVASAQVKSALLLAGLFADGDTVVQEPLQSRDHTERMLGAFDAEVVRGGLTVRLRGPQALSGTEVRVPGDLSSAAFFLVAAALVPGSELAVAGVGLNPTRTGVLDALRMMGAAVEVRDLKEESGEPVGTVLVHGGHLHGTVIGGDLIPRAIDELPVLAVAASLAEGETVIRDAAELRVKESDRIEALARELGRLGARVEARPDGLAIVGTRRLRGGRVASAGDHRIAMALAVAGLCADGAVTVDDPACIETSFPGFADALRHATGG; this is encoded by the coding sequence ATGGCCGGTGACCGTGTTCGCCCGCTCGTAGTCTCCCCGGGACGCCCGCTGCGGGGCGTCGTGCGCGTCCCCGGCGACAAGTCCATCTCCCACCGTGCGGCGATCCTGGGCGCGATCGCGCACGGCACGACCCGGATCTGGGGATTTCTCCGCGCCGAGGACTGCCTGTCGACCCTGCGGTGCCTCCGGGCCTTGGGCGTTGCGATCGACGACCGCGGGAGCGAGATGGAGATCCGGGGAGGCGGGCTCCGCGAGCCTGAGGAGATCCTGGACGTCGGCAACTCGGGGACCACGCTACGCCTGCTCGCCGGCGTGCTCGCGGGACAGCGCTTTCACAGCGTGCTGACCGGGGACGCCTCGATCCGCCGCAGGCCCATGGATCGCGTTGTCGACCCGCTGCGCCGGATGGGCGCCAGGATCTCCGGGCGCGAGGGCGGGCGGCTCGCGCCGCTGGCGATGAGCGGGGGAGAGCTGCGCGGTATCACCTATGCCACCCCGGTGGCGAGCGCCCAGGTGAAGTCCGCGCTGCTGCTCGCCGGGCTCTTTGCGGACGGCGACACGGTGGTCCAAGAACCGCTGCAGAGCCGCGACCACACCGAGCGCATGCTCGGCGCGTTCGACGCCGAGGTCGTCCGCGGCGGCCTCACGGTCCGGCTGCGGGGCCCCCAGGCGCTCAGCGGGACCGAGGTCCGCGTGCCTGGGGATCTCTCGTCCGCCGCGTTTTTCCTCGTCGCCGCGGCGCTGGTCCCCGGTTCCGAATTGGCGGTCGCCGGCGTGGGCCTGAACCCGACCCGGACCGGCGTCCTCGACGCCCTGAGGATGATGGGAGCTGCCGTCGAGGTCCGGGACCTCAAGGAAGAAAGCGGGGAACCGGTGGGCACCGTCCTGGTGCACGGCGGTCACCTCCACGGGACGGTGATCGGCGGAGATCTGATCCCGCGTGCCATCGACGAACTGCCGGTGCTCGCGGTTGCGGCCTCCCTCGCGGAGGGCGAGACCGTGATCCGGGACGCGGCTGAGTTACGGGTAAAGGAGTCGGACCGCATCGAAGCGCTCGCGCGCGAACTGGGCCGCCTCGGAGCGAGGGTCGAGGCACGGCCGGACGGTCTCGCCATCGTCGGGACGCGGCGGCTGCGGGGTGGACGTGTGGCGAGCGCAGGGGATCACCGCATCGCCATGGCCCTCGCCGTGGCGGGGCTCTGCGCCGACGGGGCGGTGACCGTCGACGATCCCGCCTGTATCGAGACGTCGTTTCCTGGGTTTGCGGACGCTCTCCGCCACGCGACCGGCGGATGA
- a CDS encoding sulfite exporter TauE/SafE family protein, whose product MSDHVLQLLAASAIVCLASMIKGTIGFGFPLVAVPLLSTLMGPRVAIPVVAIPTLLSNVLVFRRGGAGGAPAAMWTALSGLAVGTVAGALLLGSLDARLVSGLVGLVAILYVLATALRLTVRVPAASARQVGPVFGVLAGLMGGATGISSPLMASYLLLLRLEKREFVFWITVMFFIVNIAQVATYFRLGLYAVPVLTTALLVCVPMVIGTLAGLALQDRLAPRLFERVVLVVVFAAGLNLVVQSLR is encoded by the coding sequence ATGAGCGACCATGTGCTTCAGCTGCTGGCGGCTTCGGCCATCGTGTGCCTGGCGTCGATGATCAAGGGCACGATCGGGTTCGGATTCCCGCTCGTGGCGGTCCCGTTGCTGTCGACCCTGATGGGGCCCCGGGTCGCGATCCCGGTCGTCGCGATTCCCACGCTGCTCAGCAATGTGCTCGTCTTTCGCCGCGGCGGCGCCGGCGGTGCTCCTGCGGCGATGTGGACGGCGCTGAGCGGTCTCGCGGTGGGGACGGTAGCGGGGGCGCTCCTGCTCGGGTCGCTCGACGCGCGCCTTGTGTCCGGGCTCGTCGGGCTCGTCGCCATCCTGTATGTGCTCGCGACCGCGCTCCGCTTGACGGTGAGGGTGCCCGCCGCGTCGGCCCGGCAGGTCGGGCCGGTGTTCGGCGTGCTCGCGGGACTGATGGGTGGGGCCACGGGGATCTCCTCCCCGCTCATGGCCAGTTACCTGCTGCTCCTCCGGCTCGAGAAGCGGGAGTTCGTCTTCTGGATCACCGTGATGTTCTTCATCGTCAACATCGCCCAGGTCGCCACGTACTTCCGCCTCGGCCTCTACGCGGTGCCGGTGCTGACCACCGCGCTCCTGGTCTGCGTGCCCATGGTGATCGGGACCCTCGCCGGCCTGGCGCTGCAGGACCGGCTCGCGCCCAGGTTGTTTGAGCGGGTCGTGCTCGTCGTGGTCTTCGCGGCCGGGCTCAACCTGGTGGTGCAGAGCCTTCGATAG
- a CDS encoding hydroxyacid dehydrogenase gives MTSPTRPKVLLVGSMYDKAGEALLAAHADVHVLSDPDHEAILQAISTASAVWVRYPTRLRGDAIREGRRLLVISTSGRGTDAVDIPEATERGIAVVNNPGLGTIPVSEHTVALMLDLAKQISRSDAATRKGDGWANRDGSARISLEGRTVGLIGLGTIGTEVARKCVAAFHMRVLAYDPYVPSSRAEEVGAVRVEDLSGVLREPDFVSVHAELTHDTRGMIGEAELRRMRPHAFLVNTARGPIVQQAALIRALREGWIRGAAIDVFDPEPPPAHSPLYALDNLILTPHVAGLTAEAARDLSVSAAGQILHVLRGERPAHLVNPETWEHVRQRREEAIEGSAPPG, from the coding sequence ATGACCTCACCAACGCGCCCCAAGGTCCTGCTCGTCGGATCGATGTACGACAAGGCCGGCGAGGCACTCTTGGCCGCCCACGCCGATGTCCACGTGCTGAGCGACCCGGACCACGAGGCGATCCTCCAGGCAATCAGCACGGCCTCGGCGGTGTGGGTGCGCTATCCGACGCGCCTCAGGGGGGATGCCATCCGCGAGGGACGCCGGCTCCTGGTGATCAGTACATCCGGGCGCGGCACCGATGCGGTCGACATTCCAGAGGCGACGGAGCGGGGAATCGCCGTGGTGAACAACCCTGGGTTGGGGACAATCCCGGTGTCCGAGCATACGGTCGCCCTGATGCTCGACCTGGCGAAGCAGATTTCTCGCTCCGATGCGGCCACGAGAAAAGGCGACGGCTGGGCCAACCGAGACGGGTCGGCCCGAATCAGCCTGGAGGGCCGGACGGTGGGGCTCATCGGGCTCGGCACGATCGGAACCGAGGTCGCCCGAAAGTGCGTCGCGGCTTTTCACATGCGCGTCCTCGCGTACGACCCGTACGTGCCCTCCAGCAGAGCCGAGGAGGTCGGCGCCGTTCGGGTCGAGGATCTCTCCGGCGTGCTCCGCGAGCCCGACTTCGTCTCGGTTCATGCGGAGTTGACGCACGACACGCGCGGGATGATTGGCGAGGCTGAACTCCGCCGGATGCGGCCGCACGCGTTCCTGGTGAACACGGCGCGCGGCCCAATTGTCCAGCAGGCCGCGCTCATTCGTGCCCTCCGCGAAGGCTGGATCCGTGGAGCAGCGATCGATGTGTTTGACCCGGAGCCGCCGCCCGCCCACAGTCCACTCTACGCGCTGGACAACCTCATCCTGACCCCCCACGTGGCGGGCCTCACGGCGGAAGCGGCGCGCGATCTGTCCGTATCCGCCGCGGGCCAGATCCTCCACGTCCTGAGGGGCGAGCGGCCTGCACACTTGGTCAATCCCGAAACGTGGGAGCACGTACGGCAGCGCAGGGAAGAAGCTATCGAAGGCTCTGCACCACCAGGTTGA
- a CDS encoding CoA transferase, producing MAAVLDGIRVLDLTRNIAGPFCSMILGDLGADIIKVERPGVGDDTREWRPPDWNGISTIFLSFNRNKRSLVVDLDHPDGQAIVRRLAAEVDVLVESFRTGSLAKRGLDYAHVRAGNPKIVYCSITGFGSTGPLADRPGYDPVIQAYSGIMSMTGEPGRPPCRTGPSIVDIGAGMWAALGVLGALHARERSGRGCRIETSLLETGVAWVGYHLVAYLATGRAPGPVGSRAAMIAPYEGFATRDGYLQLAAGNTSIFERLCNALGTPELAGDSRFRTNADRVTNRDALHEILEARFLTRTAREWEAVLLAGDIPCSRVRKLDEVAADPQVEALNLFPPVPHPAIPDLRLANLPITIDGERAARLDLPPDPGQHTDEILMDYGYRREEISRLRARGIVGGATR from the coding sequence ATGGCGGCGGTCCTCGACGGTATTCGCGTCCTCGACCTGACCCGCAACATCGCCGGGCCATTCTGCTCAATGATCCTGGGGGACCTCGGCGCCGACATCATCAAGGTGGAGCGCCCCGGCGTTGGCGACGACACGCGCGAGTGGCGGCCGCCCGACTGGAACGGCATCAGCACGATTTTTCTCAGTTTCAATCGCAACAAGCGAAGCCTGGTCGTCGACCTCGACCATCCGGACGGCCAAGCGATCGTGCGCCGCCTCGCCGCGGAGGTGGACGTGCTCGTCGAGAGCTTTCGCACCGGCAGCCTGGCAAAGCGTGGGCTGGACTACGCACACGTCCGCGCCGGCAACCCCAAAATCGTCTATTGCTCGATCACCGGATTCGGGTCAACCGGACCGCTCGCGGACCGCCCGGGGTATGATCCGGTCATCCAGGCGTACTCGGGCATCATGAGCATGACCGGCGAGCCGGGCCGGCCGCCGTGCCGCACGGGCCCATCGATTGTGGATATCGGGGCGGGGATGTGGGCAGCACTGGGCGTGCTCGGCGCGTTGCACGCCCGCGAGCGGAGCGGGCGCGGCTGCCGGATCGAAACGAGCCTGCTCGAAACCGGCGTCGCCTGGGTCGGCTATCACCTCGTTGCCTACCTCGCGACCGGCCGCGCGCCGGGGCCCGTCGGTTCTCGGGCGGCCATGATCGCGCCCTACGAGGGCTTTGCCACGCGCGACGGCTACCTGCAACTCGCAGCGGGGAACACCTCGATCTTCGAGCGGTTGTGTAACGCGCTCGGCACCCCCGAGCTCGCCGGAGACTCCCGGTTCCGTACCAACGCCGACCGTGTCACCAACCGCGACGCCCTGCACGAGATCCTGGAAGCACGGTTTCTGACGCGGACGGCGCGCGAGTGGGAGGCGGTGCTACTCGCGGGCGACATTCCCTGTAGCCGGGTGCGAAAGCTGGACGAGGTCGCGGCGGATCCTCAGGTGGAGGCGCTTAACTTGTTTCCACCTGTGCCCCACCCGGCGATCCCCGACCTTCGCCTCGCGAACCTGCCGATTACTATCGACGGCGAGCGGGCGGCACGGCTCGACCTGCCGCCGGACCCCGGACAGCATACCGATGAGATCCTCATGGATTACGGCTATCGCCGGGAGGAGATCAGCCGGCTCCGCGCTCGCGGCATCGTTGGAGGAGCGACCCGATGA
- the aroF gene encoding 3-deoxy-7-phosphoheptulonate synthase, with the protein MIVVMGPGHTRPQLDAVIQKIEEGGLSVQINEGVERIVIGVIGESHTKELLREHIEAMPGVESVVRILQPYKLVSREFHGGGDSTVWVGDVAIGGSRVVVIAGPCSVESREQALETARAVKGAGAQLLRGGAFKPRTSPYSFMGLEEEALKILAEARELTGLPVVTEAMDARQLELVVKYADMVQIGARNMQNYTLLRDAGRVKRPVMLKRGPGATIEELLLAAEYIMAEGNPNVVLCERGIRTFENYTRFTLDLNAVPVLKRLTHLPVIVDPCHGTGKWEFVTPMARASVAAGADGLLVEVHPEPARALSDGPQQLTPQNFSLMMQELDAIALAVGRRV; encoded by the coding sequence ATGATCGTCGTCATGGGGCCCGGACACACCCGGCCGCAGCTGGATGCGGTCATCCAAAAGATCGAAGAAGGCGGCCTCAGCGTGCAGATCAACGAGGGCGTCGAGCGGATCGTCATCGGCGTCATCGGCGAGAGCCACACCAAGGAGCTTCTGCGCGAGCACATCGAGGCGATGCCGGGCGTCGAGAGCGTTGTCCGCATCCTGCAGCCGTACAAACTGGTGAGCCGGGAGTTCCACGGCGGCGGCGATTCGACCGTCTGGGTGGGGGACGTTGCGATCGGGGGCAGCCGCGTGGTCGTGATCGCCGGTCCCTGCTCGGTCGAGAGCCGCGAGCAGGCCCTCGAGACGGCGCGGGCGGTGAAGGGCGCAGGGGCGCAGCTGCTCCGCGGCGGCGCGTTCAAGCCGAGGACCTCCCCGTACTCGTTTATGGGACTCGAGGAAGAGGCACTCAAGATTCTGGCGGAAGCCCGCGAGCTCACCGGGCTGCCCGTCGTCACGGAAGCGATGGACGCGCGGCAGCTCGAGCTGGTCGTCAAGTACGCAGACATGGTGCAGATCGGCGCGCGGAACATGCAGAACTACACGCTTCTCCGGGATGCGGGCCGCGTGAAGCGTCCGGTGATGCTCAAGCGGGGACCGGGCGCGACGATCGAGGAGCTGCTGCTCGCGGCCGAATACATCATGGCCGAGGGAAACCCCAACGTCGTGCTCTGCGAGCGCGGCATCCGGACGTTCGAAAACTACACGCGGTTCACCCTCGACCTCAACGCGGTGCCGGTGCTGAAACGCCTGACGCACCTGCCGGTGATCGTCGATCCCTGCCACGGGACCGGCAAATGGGAGTTCGTCACGCCGATGGCCCGGGCGTCTGTAGCGGCGGGCGCCGACGGCCTGCTGGTGGAAGTCCACCCCGAGCCCGCCCGGGCGTTGAGCGACGGGCCGCAGCAGCTCACGCCGCAGAACTTTTCACTGATGATGCAGGAGCTCGACGCGATCGCCCTCGCCGTGGGGCGGCGCGTCTAG
- a CDS encoding prephenate dehydrogenase has translation MFQRATLIGVGLIGGSLGMALRARGLAREVVGVTRTEAAIPAARSRGAIDRGTVDPVAGVDGADLVILAVPPEQVVPVARRVIPSLRRGALVTDVASVKGDLVRSVDALIGAEAAVTFVGGHPMAGNEGQGIAAAEPGLFEGTVYLLTPTPTTPRAGVDRLADLVRAFGALPIEMAPEEHDRTVALVSHLPYLVAAALMGATGDAVPAAGPAFLGATRVAGSPVALWAQICRLNREPIRLALRAFRDELAQLEAAIGNGDRLDALLEAARDARRRLGMHSSIPDTDRKERGG, from the coding sequence ATGTTTCAGCGCGCAACGCTTATCGGCGTGGGCCTGATCGGAGGCTCGCTCGGCATGGCGCTGCGTGCGCGGGGGCTCGCCCGCGAGGTCGTGGGTGTCACACGAACGGAGGCGGCGATCCCGGCGGCCCGGAGCCGCGGGGCGATCGACCGGGGCACCGTGGACCCCGTGGCGGGCGTGGACGGAGCGGACCTGGTGATCCTGGCTGTTCCCCCCGAGCAGGTCGTGCCGGTGGCCCGGCGCGTGATCCCGTCCCTCCGGCGGGGGGCCTTGGTCACCGATGTCGCGAGCGTCAAGGGCGATCTTGTCCGGTCGGTCGACGCGTTGATCGGGGCAGAGGCCGCGGTGACGTTTGTGGGCGGGCACCCCATGGCGGGCAATGAGGGTCAGGGCATCGCCGCGGCGGAGCCTGGATTGTTTGAAGGGACCGTGTACCTTCTGACGCCCACCCCCACCACCCCGCGCGCGGGCGTCGACCGGCTCGCCGATCTGGTGAGGGCGTTCGGCGCGCTCCCCATCGAGATGGCGCCGGAAGAGCACGACCGGACGGTGGCGCTGGTCAGCCACCTCCCGTATCTCGTCGCGGCAGCGCTGATGGGGGCGACCGGCGACGCCGTCCCGGCGGCGGGCCCCGCGTTTCTCGGGGCGACGCGGGTCGCGGGGAGTCCCGTGGCGCTGTGGGCACAGATCTGCCGGCTGAACCGTGAGCCGATTCGGCTCGCCCTGCGCGCATTTCGGGACGAACTGGCCCAGCTCGAGGCGGCGATCGGGAACGGGGACCGGCTCGACGCGCTCCTCGAAGCCGCGCGAGATGCCCGGCGCCGGCTCGGCATGCACAGCAGCATCCCGGACACGGATAGGAAGGAACGGGGCGGATGA
- the trpE gene encoding anthranilate synthase component I, producing the protein MTQALVLEPGTQEFDRRAREGNLVPVSCEVVADLDTPISAFLRLRGLPHPYLLESVEGAEKVARYSFLGAQPRMLLRAYPTYVEIDEGGVVRRTTQDPLEEARAILQRYRPVADPTLPRFYGGLVGWFGYDLIRTIEHLPNRPPDDRGLPVCSLQLADTVMIFDHLRHRIRIVANALVDDGAERAYRAARERIEEWLERLRRPLSEAAAAAALPTLAVRSNMTREQYVAAVRRCKEYIYAGDAFQIVFSQRFAVETGALDPFAVYRALRMINPSPFMFFLEGEDATLVGASPELLVRLEDDLVEMRPIAGTRRRGLTEDEDQRLAEEMLADEKERAEHVMLVDLTRNDIGRIARYGTVRVSELMAVERYSHVMHIVSNVQGRLAPGRDAIDVLRAVFPHGTVSGAPKVRAMEILDDLEPTARGPYAGAVGYVGYGGALDTCIGIRTIVMKDGVAYAQAGGGIVADSDPSAEYDETINKAKVLIRAIETAGRGL; encoded by the coding sequence ATGACACAGGCGCTCGTACTGGAACCTGGGACGCAGGAGTTCGACCGCCGGGCGCGGGAGGGCAACCTCGTGCCCGTGTCGTGCGAGGTCGTCGCGGATCTCGACACGCCGATCTCCGCGTTCCTCCGTCTGCGCGGCCTTCCCCATCCCTACCTGCTCGAGAGCGTCGAAGGGGCGGAGAAGGTCGCCCGGTACTCGTTCCTCGGCGCCCAGCCGCGGATGCTCCTCAGGGCCTACCCGACGTACGTGGAGATCGACGAAGGGGGCGTGGTCCGGCGGACCACACAGGACCCGCTGGAGGAGGCGCGGGCGATACTGCAGCGGTACCGGCCGGTGGCCGATCCGACGCTGCCGCGGTTCTACGGCGGCCTTGTCGGCTGGTTTGGATACGATCTGATACGGACGATCGAGCATCTGCCGAACCGGCCCCCGGATGACCGCGGCCTGCCCGTGTGCAGCCTGCAGCTCGCCGACACGGTGATGATCTTCGACCATCTGCGCCATCGGATCCGGATCGTGGCCAACGCGCTCGTGGACGACGGGGCGGAGCGCGCCTATCGCGCCGCGCGCGAGCGAATCGAAGAATGGCTCGAGCGCCTGCGACGGCCCTTGTCCGAAGCGGCCGCCGCGGCGGCGCTCCCCACGCTGGCGGTCCGCTCCAACATGACCCGCGAGCAGTACGTGGCGGCCGTCCGCCGGTGCAAAGAGTACATCTACGCCGGCGACGCGTTCCAGATCGTGTTCTCACAGCGCTTTGCTGTCGAGACCGGCGCCCTCGATCCGTTCGCCGTCTACCGCGCGCTCAGGATGATCAACCCGTCCCCATTCATGTTCTTTTTGGAGGGCGAGGACGCCACACTCGTGGGCGCTTCCCCGGAGCTCCTGGTCCGCCTCGAGGACGATCTCGTCGAGATGCGGCCCATCGCCGGCACGCGGCGGCGCGGCCTGACCGAGGACGAAGACCAGCGGCTCGCCGAGGAGATGCTGGCCGACGAGAAGGAACGCGCAGAGCACGTCATGCTGGTCGATCTGACCCGGAACGATATCGGGAGGATCGCCAGGTACGGCACGGTGCGCGTGTCCGAGTTGATGGCGGTCGAACGGTACTCGCACGTCATGCACATCGTGAGCAATGTCCAGGGGCGCCTCGCACCCGGCCGGGATGCGATCGACGTCCTGCGTGCCGTGTTTCCGCACGGGACCGTCAGCGGCGCTCCCAAGGTGCGGGCCATGGAGATCCTGGACGACCTCGAGCCCACGGCGCGCGGGCCGTACGCGGGCGCCGTCGGGTACGTCGGGTACGGCGGCGCGCTCGATACCTGCATCGGGATCCGCACGATCGTCATGAAGGACGGCGTGGCATATGCGCAGGCCGGCGGGGGGATCGTGGCCGACTCCGATCCGTCCGCCGAGTACGACGAGACGATCAACAAGGCCAAGGTGTTGATCCGGGCGATCGAAACGGCGGGGCGGGGGCTGTAA